The region AATAGACTTTTCTCTTATGAATTTCATGTCTTAAATCAccaaatttgaaatatatttttgttttccttgttgtTCTTTAGTGGATATAAAGTTCCTTGTAACAGGAACACAATTAAATGTAAATACCAATGAAGAATTAGagctaaagaaaaatataaatcaaaagcaAGTACATAGTGCACATAGATAAAAATACAATATGTAGGCTTAAAGACTAAGTAATTGTTATTAAAGTTTCAAATTTGTCTTTGAGTTTCCTAGCAGCTGAAATATCAAGAGAAACTAGaagtaaaacaatttttatatgaggaaatgtttgactctttttttcATAAGGCTACCTATGGAAttgatctctctgtctctctcggTGTGTGTATACGTGTAGATAAGTAAAAGAGCTCTAAATCAAACATAGGAACAAACATTTCAGTTTGActtaatcaagaaaaaaacacCATTTTCCATATACCATCAATTTCAATATGACTTAAAATCTGAATGCTCCACAAATAAACACTTTGGAAATATTTAGGGTATAAAATAGCTTGAAACACGTGAACGTTTTTTTCTCTTCAAGTACAATTCTGTGGTGTTGGATGTAGGGTACAATACTCACAATTTCAGGCACAAGGTGTCGCTCTTTACTTGGAGGAAGTAGTTCATTCAGGGGTTAGTCTGCGCCGCCAGGAACTCCCCATTTAAAGACTCCGTCATGCCGGATGCAACCGTTAAAGGATCCTTTGAAACTTCTCAAAGATTCAGCAAGATATTTAAACGGGAACTGGAGTCTATGGTACTGCAAGTGTAAAGTATCGTATTTTGGAAGTCAGTATATGAGATGTCCGCGACTCAAAGAAGTGGATTGGGCAATGGGCGactgctgctgtcacttctgcTCCTCGCAGCTTGGGAGTCAGGGAGCGGCCAGGTCCACTACTCCGTCCCTGAGGAGGCCAAACACGGCACCTTCGTGGGTCGCATCGCCCAGGACCTGGGACTGGAGCTGGCAGAGCTGGTGCCCCGCCTGTTCCGGGTGGCGTCCAAAGGCCGCGGGGACCTTCTGGAGGTAAATCTGCAGAATGGCATTTTGTTTGTGAATTCTCGGATCGACCGGGAGGAGCTGTGCGGGCGGAGCGCGGAGTGCAGCATCCACCTGGAGGTGATCGTGGACCGGCCGCTGCAGGTGTTCCACGTGGAGGTGGAGGTGAAGGACATTAACGACAATCCTCCTGTGTTCTCTCTCAGAGAACAAAAGCTGCTGATTTATGAATCTAAACAACCTGACTCTCGTTTTCCTCTAGAGGGAGCTTCTGATGCGGATATAGGAGAGAATGCTCAATTGACCTACAGACTAAGTAAAAATGAGTACTTTTCTTTAGAATTACCAATAAATAGTAAGCCGACTAAAAAACTGTCACTTACGTTAAAGAAGTCTCTAGACAGAGAGAAAACTCCGGAATTTAATTTACTACTGACGGCTGCAGATGGAGGGAAACCGGAGCTCACTGGCACTGTTCAACTCTTCATCCGCGTCTTGGATATTAACGACAATGATCCGGAATTTGAACAATCAGAATACAAGGTGAGATTGATGGAAAACACAGCTAAAGAAACTCTTGTGATACAGTTAAATGCCACAGATCAAGATGAAGGAGTCAATGGGGAGGTAACATACTCCTTAATGTCAATTAAGCCCAATGGAAAACCTTTATTTACACTAGATGAAAATAACGGAGAAGTGAAGGTCAATGGAACTTTAGACTATGAAGAAAACAAGTTTTATGAAATTGAAGTACAGGCCACAGATAAGGGGAATCCCCCAATGGCAGGTCACTGCACAGTCTGGGTTGAAATCTTAGATGCGAATGATAACGCCCCTGAAATCACTGTCACTTCTCTGTCTCTACCAGTACGAGAGGACACTCAGCCAAGCACTGTCATTGCGCTGATCAGTGTATCTGATCGAGACTCTGGTGACAATGGACAGGTAATCTGCTTTCTAACGCCCAACGTCCCCTTCAAGATCGTGTCCACGTTCAAGAACTACTATTCACTATTGCTGGACGGCAGCCTGGACCGTGAGAGCGTGTCTGTCTATAAGTTGGTGGTGACAGCGCGGGACGGGGGCTCGCCTTCTCTCTCGGCCACAGCCAGCGTGTCCGTGGAGGTGGCCGACGTGAACGACAACGCGCCCGCGTTCGCGCAGCCCGAGTACACCGTGTTCGTGAAGGAGAACAACCCGCCCGGCTGCCACATCTTCACCGTGTCGGCGCGAGACGCGGACGCGCAGGAGAACGCGCTGGTGTCCTACTCGCTGGTGGAGCGGCGGGTGGGCGAGCGCGCGCTGTCGAGCTACGTGTCGGTGCACGCGGAGAGCGGCAAGGTGTACGCGCTGCAGCCGCTGGACCACGAGGAGCTGGAGCTGCTGCAGTTCCAGGTGAGCGCGCGCGACGCGGGCGTGCCGCCCCTGGGCAGCAACGTGACGCTGCAGGTGTTCGTGCTGGACGAGAACGACAACGCGCCTGCGCTGCTGCCGCCCGGGCCAGGCGGAGGACCCAGCGCCGTGAGCCAGGTGGTGTCGAGGTCGGTGGACGCGGGCCACGTGGTGGCGAAGGTGCGCGCGGTGGACGCGGACTCGGGCTACAACGCGTGGCTGTCGTATGAGCTGCAGCCGGCGGCGGGTGGCGCGCGCAGCCCGTTCCGCGTGGGGCTGTACAGCGGCGAGATCAGCACGACGCGCGCCCTGGACGAGGCGGACGCGCCGCGCCAGCGCCTGCTGGTGCTGGTGAAGGACCACGGCGAGCCGGCGCTGACGGCCACGGCCACCGTGCTGCTGTCGCTGGAGGACAGCGGCCAGGCGCCCAAGGCCTCTTCGCGGGCGTTGTCTGGTGCAGCTGGCGCAGAGACGGCGTTAGTGGATGTGAACGTGTACCTGATCGTCGCCATCTGCGCGGTGTCCAGCCTGTTGGTGCTCACGCTGCTGCTGTACACGGCGCTGCGGTGCTCGGCGCCGCCCAGCGAGGGCGCGTGCGGGCCGGGGAAGCCCAGGCTGGTGTGCTCCAGCGCGGTGGGGAGCTGGTCTTACTCGCAGGAGAGGCGACAGAGGGTGTGCTCAGGGGAGGGGCCGCCCAAGACGGACCTCATGGCCTTCAGCCCCAGCCTACCTCCGGGTCTGGATAGAGAAGTCGGAGAGGAGAGACAGGAGGCAGGGTCAAATCATTCCGGTCTGGTGAGTTCTATAGATCCTTCCCCTCTTCTTGAAGTTTAtgttaattgtttaaaaaatccaGTTTA is a window of Muntiacus reevesi chromosome 1, mMunRee1.1, whole genome shotgun sequence DNA encoding:
- the LOC136156201 gene encoding protocadherin alpha-11 isoform X6 encodes the protein MSATQRSGLGNGRLLLSLLLLAAWESGSGQVHYSVPEEAKHGTFVGRIAQDLGLELAELVPRLFRVASKGRGDLLEVNLQNGILFVNSRIDREELCGRSAECSIHLEVIVDRPLQVFHVEVEVKDINDNPPVFSLREQKLLIYESKQPDSRFPLEGASDADIGENAQLTYRLSKNEYFSLELPINSKPTKKLSLTLKKSLDREKTPEFNLLLTAADGGKPELTGTVQLFIRVLDINDNDPEFEQSEYKVRLMENTAKETLVIQLNATDQDEGVNGEVTYSLMSIKPNGKPLFTLDENNGEVKVNGTLDYEENKFYEIEVQATDKGNPPMAGHCTVWVEILDANDNAPEITVTSLSLPVREDTQPSTVIALISVSDRDSGDNGQVICFLTPNVPFKIVSTFKNYYSLLLDGSLDRESVSVYKLVVTARDGGSPSLSATASVSVEVADVNDNAPAFAQPEYTVFVKENNPPGCHIFTVSARDADAQENALVSYSLVERRVGERALSSYVSVHAESGKVYALQPLDHEELELLQFQVSARDAGVPPLGSNVTLQVFVLDENDNAPALLPPGPGGGPSAVSQVVSRSVDAGHVVAKVRAVDADSGYNAWLSYELQPAAGGARSPFRVGLYSGEISTTRALDEADAPRQRLLVLVKDHGEPALTATATVLLSLEDSGQAPKASSRALSGAAGAETALVDVNVYLIVAICAVSSLLVLTLLLYTALRCSAPPSEGACGPGKPRLVCSSAVGSWSYSQERRQRVCSGEGPPKTDLMAFSPSLPPGLDREVGEERQEAGSNHSGLISALLPLQNTMKFGGFDSTFYMKMLYSC
- the LOC136156201 gene encoding protocadherin alpha-11 isoform X4, producing MSATQRSGLGNGRLLLSLLLLAAWESGSGQVHYSVPEEAKHGTFVGRIAQDLGLELAELVPRLFRVASKGRGDLLEVNLQNGILFVNSRIDREELCGRSAECSIHLEVIVDRPLQVFHVEVEVKDINDNPPVFSLREQKLLIYESKQPDSRFPLEGASDADIGENAQLTYRLSKNEYFSLELPINSKPTKKLSLTLKKSLDREKTPEFNLLLTAADGGKPELTGTVQLFIRVLDINDNDPEFEQSEYKVRLMENTAKETLVIQLNATDQDEGVNGEVTYSLMSIKPNGKPLFTLDENNGEVKVNGTLDYEENKFYEIEVQATDKGNPPMAGHCTVWVEILDANDNAPEITVTSLSLPVREDTQPSTVIALISVSDRDSGDNGQVICFLTPNVPFKIVSTFKNYYSLLLDGSLDRESVSVYKLVVTARDGGSPSLSATASVSVEVADVNDNAPAFAQPEYTVFVKENNPPGCHIFTVSARDADAQENALVSYSLVERRVGERALSSYVSVHAESGKVYALQPLDHEELELLQFQVSARDAGVPPLGSNVTLQVFVLDENDNAPALLPPGPGGGPSAVSQVVSRSVDAGHVVAKVRAVDADSGYNAWLSYELQPAAGGARSPFRVGLYSGEISTTRALDEADAPRQRLLVLVKDHGEPALTATATVLLSLEDSGQAPKASSRALSGAAGAETALVDVNVYLIVAICAVSSLLVLTLLLYTALRCSAPPSEGACGPGKPRLVCSSAVGSWSYSQERRQRVCSGEGPPKTDLMAFSPSLPPGLDREVGEERQEAGSNHSGLPRQPNPDWRYSASLRAGMHSSVHLEEAGILRAGPGGPDQQWPTVSSATPEPEAGEVSPPVGAGVNSNSWTFKYGPGNPKQSGPGELPDKFIIPGSPAIISIRQEPTNSQIDKSDFITFGKKEETKKKKKKKKGNKTQEKKEKGNSTTDNSDQ